The genome window GGGCATGCTCGTTTTCACCCGCGAGGGCGACCTCGAGATGGCCGAACGCATTCTCCGGTGGGTGCTCGCCAACCTCCAGGTCCGCGAGGGGCAGTTCTACTACCGGCAGTATCGCCACCACACCAAACGCGTCACGCTGATGCGCTGGTGTCAGGCGTGGATGTCGTACGCGCTCTCTGAGTTCCTGCTGGCCGCGTCAGACGAAGGCGACCACCGGATCGAACCCGGACAGCATCCATGAGTCGATCGTCGCCCGCTCGAGCGCCACCCCCGGATGAGTCGTCGACGAACGACAGCGAGGACTCCTCGACAACCAGCCCACGACGGTGGTCGGACGAACGACGCAATCGCGAGTCGTCGACGGGAAGCGCGGGGACTCGGGCCGACGAGAAACGCGTCCTCGTCATCACTGGTCTCGCACACAAGAACCACCGCCACTACGGCCCGCTCGCGGACGTCGCCGGGAAGACGACGCTCGTTGCGCTCGAGCCCCGGTACGACGTGGACGACGCACGGTATGTCACGGTGCCCGAAATCGGCCCCAGACTGCTCCGGGTCGTCCTCATGTTGTTCGTCGCCCTCTACGAAGGATATCGCAACGAGTACGACGCGGTCGCGTCGATTTCGCTGTTCCCCTACGGCTGGTACGCGCTCGTCCTGAAAGCCGTCTACGGCTATCCGGCCCACCTCGGGATCATCGGAATCGACCTCGACCACCATGCCGAGCAGTTCTACGGCCCGGTTCCCAGGTGGGCGTTCCGGCGGTTCGACGTGGTCTCGGTCCCCGGCACCGATCACGCGAGGCGACTCGCCGAACTGGGCGTCCCGCCGGATCGGATCGAACGGCTCACCAACGCGATCGACGTCGACACCTACCGCCCGCTCGAGGACGATGCCGCCGACGGGACTGAAGACGCCACCGGTCCGGTCGACGCCGACTACGACTTCGTCTGGGTCGGCCGCTTCGGACCCGAAAAGGACCCGGTGCGGTTCGTCGAAGCCCTCGACGCACTCGAGGGCACTGATCGGGAGTTCCGGGCGGTCATGGTCGGCGACGGCCAGCTTCGGAGCGAGGTCGAAGCCGAACTCGCCGCCCGTGGCCTCGAAGATCGGGTCGACCTGCCAGGGTGGGTCGACGAGCCCCTGTCGTACTATCGGCGGGCGGACGCGTTCGTCCTCACCTCCGAGCGCGACGCCCTCCCGCTGGTGATGCTCGAGGCGATGGCGACCGGCCTCCCGGCAGTCGTGCCGGCGGTCGGTTCGATTTCCGACGTCGTCGACGACGGCGAGAACGGCCTGCTCCTCACCGACCGCAACCCGGTGCGCTTTGCCGAGGCACTGACGCGCTGTCTCGACGATCCGGCGTTCCGCCGACGCCTCGGCGAAAACGCCGTCGTGGTACGATCACAGTTCTCGCTCGAGTGTGCTGGCGAGGACTGGCAGCGCATCCTGTCGACGCTCGAGGGCTGAGCTTCGATCCGGAGAGACTCGAGACCCACTGGAACAACGGTGGCGACCGGTTACGCCAGGGTAGCGACGAGATAACAAAACGAACAGTTCCCGCGCTGTGAGGTACATGGAGATCGAACGACTCGAGCTCGAAGAGTGGGGCGACGCGCTTCCCTCGAGCGGTTTCGAGGTGTTTCACGATCCGGACGCGCTGGCCGTCCTCGACGCCCACACTGACGCCGAGATGCGTCTCTACGGGGCGTTCAAGGGACAGCAGGCGGTTGGCCTGTTGCCTGCGTTCGTCGAGCAAAAGCCCGTCGGCCGAACCGTCTTCTCGCCGCCTGTCGGACTCGGCGTCCCTCGGCTAGGGCCGATCATCGCTCCGAACAGCCCGAAGCGACGCAAGTGGGAGCGGATCAACGCCGCACTGGCCGAGGGGGTGTTGGACGACCTCGAGGCCGATAACCGCTCGACGCTGCTCCGGATGACCTGTCCGGTCGGCTACGACGACCCCAGACCCTACGGCTGGAACGACCTCGCAGTCGACACCGAGTTCACGTACGTCGTCGACTGTGCGGGCTGTGCCGACGTCGAGGACGCGATGGCCGGGTTCAGCAAGAGTCTGCGAAACGAGATGCGCCGCTATGACGAACTCGACGTCGCCATCGACACCGAAGGGGTCGACGCGGCGTTACGGATCTACGACGACGTCGTCGACCAGTACGCCAAGTACGACGACACGGCTCCCATGTCGCGGCCGTTCCTTCGAGATCTACTCTCGACTCTGGGCGACGACCGCTGGCGCGTCTACGTCGCCCGCACGCCCGACGGCGAGTACCTGAGCGGCATCGTGGCACTCTTCTCGAACGACCTGGCGTACTACTGGCAAGGCGGCGTCACCGCCTCCTACGAACACGTCAGCGTCAACACCCTGCTCCATCGCGTGATTCTCGAGGACCTCGTCACCGACCCGGCGCTCGAGTCGATCACCGGCTACGATCTCGTCGGAGCCAACACCGAACGGCTCTGTGAGTACAAGGGCAAGTTCAACGGCGAGCTCCGGCCGTACTACGTCGTCGAATCGTCAGGCCTCGAGATGACCCTGGCAAAATCGGCGTACCAACGCGTCGCTAGCTCCCTGAAGTAACTGTTTTTGTCAGCTCTCGGCTGTCACCGTCCGCTGGCCGAATGTGAGGACGGCCGGGGGACAGGAACGCTCTCGTCGGCCACCGTTTCGGCCGGTCGAGTCGCCTCGTCGGGGCTGACGCGCCGGGCGACGCCGGCCATCGTCTCGACCTGGAGCGGCGTCTCGTCGCGTTTTGCCTCGAGATAGGTAAAAATTCGCCGCAAGCGTCGGACGTCCCGCGTCGACGTAATGTCGTTCGGGTGCAACCAGAAGTGACAGATCCCGTCGCTCGAGGCTGCAGCGTCGATCCCGAGTTTGGCCTTTCGGAGGACCGGGTCGCCGACGAACGGCTCGACGACCGATCGGGCCGTCCCTTCGAACGAGAACAGACAGAGCGATGCGGGCACGTTGACGAGGCCGTGCTCGTCGATTTCGGGAACAACAAGCGGCGGCGGCGTTCGACCGGCGACGAAACTCGCGAGCTTGCCGGGCCGGTAGAACCGGGAGTGGTCGTACCAGCGTGGCGGTCCAATGCCGCGGTAG of Natrarchaeobaculum sulfurireducens contains these proteins:
- a CDS encoding GNAT family N-acetyltransferase, producing the protein MEIERLELEEWGDALPSSGFEVFHDPDALAVLDAHTDAEMRLYGAFKGQQAVGLLPAFVEQKPVGRTVFSPPVGLGVPRLGPIIAPNSPKRRKWERINAALAEGVLDDLEADNRSTLLRMTCPVGYDDPRPYGWNDLAVDTEFTYVVDCAGCADVEDAMAGFSKSLRNEMRRYDELDVAIDTEGVDAALRIYDDVVDQYAKYDDTAPMSRPFLRDLLSTLGDDRWRVYVARTPDGEYLSGIVALFSNDLAYYWQGGVTASYEHVSVNTLLHRVILEDLVTDPALESITGYDLVGANTERLCEYKGKFNGELRPYYVVESSGLEMTLAKSAYQRVASSLK
- a CDS encoding glycosyltransferase; translated protein: MSRSSPARAPPPDESSTNDSEDSSTTSPRRWSDERRNRESSTGSAGTRADEKRVLVITGLAHKNHRHYGPLADVAGKTTLVALEPRYDVDDARYVTVPEIGPRLLRVVLMLFVALYEGYRNEYDAVASISLFPYGWYALVLKAVYGYPAHLGIIGIDLDHHAEQFYGPVPRWAFRRFDVVSVPGTDHARRLAELGVPPDRIERLTNAIDVDTYRPLEDDAADGTEDATGPVDADYDFVWVGRFGPEKDPVRFVEALDALEGTDREFRAVMVGDGQLRSEVEAELAARGLEDRVDLPGWVDEPLSYYRRADAFVLTSERDALPLVMLEAMATGLPAVVPAVGSISDVVDDGENGLLLTDRNPVRFAEALTRCLDDPAFRRRLGENAVVVRSQFSLECAGEDWQRILSTLEG